One genomic window of Thioclava sp. GXIMD4216 includes the following:
- a CDS encoding amidase — MTTSTRYLPAAEQGRLIAAGMLDPVAQVELYLETAAGRDGRMAFARLTPNRARFEAMAARTRTKVGQGRSALDGVAISWMDAVDSAGAVTEAGSRLFSGHVPARDARALQQASAAGGVCLGKTQMTELGLDLLGVNALSVTPPNRHDPSLVTGGGASGGALSVTLGLCAMAVGLENGGGLLVPAAWNDLVGFRPGLGRVPLAGVATGSQFDTLGFMARRVEDCAQGLALVENGKLPDLRGADISGARLLVLEGGVFDDADPACLEAMSRAIGRLAKAGTKITVQSPKAFEALKRLRFLAQTEFHARWQQRVRENPLKVTPDFLRAFEAAGGVSADVYLQGLAQLHAVRQDWRGVVAGYDVVLMPTAASLAPSYDSLLIDQDFFRSQQQLASRNVGSAALLGGPVLTLPTGRDMVGLSLLGLPGEDEKVLCFGAAIEAALG, encoded by the coding sequence ATGACGACCTCGACCCGCTATCTGCCTGCCGCGGAACAAGGGCGTCTGATTGCCGCGGGCATGCTGGATCCGGTCGCGCAGGTCGAACTCTATCTGGAGACGGCAGCGGGGCGCGATGGCCGGATGGCATTTGCCCGCCTGACCCCCAATCGCGCGCGCTTCGAGGCGATGGCGGCGCGGACCCGCACGAAAGTGGGGCAGGGGCGTTCGGCGCTGGATGGGGTGGCCATTTCATGGATGGATGCGGTGGACAGTGCGGGGGCGGTCACCGAAGCGGGCAGCCGGCTGTTTTCGGGCCATGTGCCCGCCCGTGATGCGCGCGCGTTGCAGCAGGCCAGTGCCGCGGGCGGGGTCTGTCTGGGGAAGACGCAGATGACCGAGCTGGGGCTGGATCTTCTGGGGGTGAATGCCCTCAGCGTCACCCCGCCCAACCGCCATGACCCCAGCCTTGTGACGGGGGGAGGGGCCTCTGGCGGGGCGCTCTCGGTCACACTGGGGCTTTGTGCTATGGCGGTGGGGCTGGAGAATGGCGGCGGGCTTCTGGTGCCTGCCGCGTGGAACGATCTGGTGGGGTTCCGCCCCGGACTGGGGCGCGTGCCGCTTGCGGGGGTGGCGACGGGGTCGCAATTCGATACGCTGGGCTTCATGGCGCGACGGGTCGAGGATTGCGCGCAGGGGCTGGCGCTGGTGGAAAACGGCAAGCTCCCCGATCTGCGTGGCGCAGACATATCGGGCGCGCGTCTTCTGGTGCTGGAGGGCGGCGTCTTTGATGATGCCGATCCGGCCTGTCTGGAGGCAATGAGCCGTGCGATAGGCCGTTTGGCCAAGGCGGGCACCAAGATTACGGTGCAAAGCCCCAAAGCGTTCGAGGCGCTGAAGCGGCTGCGCTTTTTGGCGCAGACCGAGTTTCACGCCCGCTGGCAGCAGCGGGTGAGAGAAAATCCGCTTAAGGTGACGCCCGATTTCCTACGGGCCTTCGAGGCGGCGGGAGGTGTCTCGGCGGATGTCTATCTGCAGGGGCTCGCGCAGTTGCACGCGGTGCGGCAGGACTGGCGGGGCGTGGTTGCGGGCTATGATGTCGTGCTGATGCCCACTGCGGCCTCCTTGGCCCCAAGCTATGATAGCCTGTTGATAGATCAGGATTTCTTTAGGAGCCAGCAACAGTTGGCCAGCCGGAATGTCGGCAGTGCGGCGCTTCTGGGCGGGCCGGTGCTGACCCTACCCACGGGGCGCGATATGGTGGGGCTAAGCCTTTTGGGGCTGCCCGGAGAGGATGAAAAGGTGCTGTGTTTTGGGGCTGCGATCGAGGCCGCGCTTGGCTGA